The Paraburkholderia acidisoli genome contains a region encoding:
- the hutH gene encoding histidine ammonia-lyase, producing the protein MPTTLRLTPGHLTLPQLRLIARSTGAHAVALELDPASYAAIDAGARAVAEITARGEPAYGINTGFGRLASTHIPNDQLELLQRNLVLSHAVGVGEPMALPVVRLLMALKLSSLGRGHSGIRREVMDALVTLFNADVLPLIPVKGSVGASGDLAPLAHMSAVLLGIGEVFVRGERASAEAGLAAAGLKPLTLQAKEGLALLNGTQASTALALNNLFAIEDLYRTALVSGALCVDAAAGSVHPFDARIHELRGHRGQIEAAAAYRTLLEGSAINLSHRDCGKVQDPYSLRCQPQVMGACLDQMRHAAQVLLIEANAVSDNPLIFPETLEVLSGGNFHAEPVAFAADNLALAAAEIGALAERRIALLIDATLSGLPPFLVKDGGVNSGFMIAHVTAAALASENKTLAHPASVDSLPTSANQEDHVSMATFAARKLADIADNTANILSIELLAAAQGVDLRAPHHTSPALAGVMATVRAKVPHYDLDRYFAPDIAAVTRLVQEGAIAAHSPFAFESEAHVEANEAAHVAR; encoded by the coding sequence ATGCCTACGACCCTGCGCCTCACGCCTGGCCATCTGACCCTGCCGCAACTGCGCCTGATCGCGCGCTCGACCGGCGCCCACGCCGTCGCGCTCGAACTCGATCCCGCGAGCTACGCGGCCATCGACGCGGGCGCGCGCGCCGTCGCCGAAATCACGGCCAGGGGCGAGCCCGCGTACGGCATCAACACGGGCTTCGGGCGTCTCGCGAGCACGCATATCCCGAACGACCAGCTCGAACTGCTGCAACGCAATCTGGTGCTCTCGCACGCGGTGGGCGTGGGCGAGCCGATGGCGCTGCCCGTCGTGCGCCTGCTCATGGCGCTCAAGCTGTCGAGCCTCGGCCGCGGCCATTCGGGCATTCGCCGCGAAGTCATGGACGCGCTCGTCACGCTGTTCAACGCCGACGTCCTGCCGCTGATCCCCGTGAAGGGTTCCGTGGGCGCCTCGGGCGACCTCGCGCCGCTAGCGCATATGTCGGCCGTGCTGCTCGGCATTGGCGAAGTGTTCGTGCGCGGCGAGCGTGCAAGTGCCGAAGCGGGCCTCGCCGCCGCCGGTCTGAAGCCGCTCACGCTGCAGGCGAAGGAGGGCCTTGCGCTGCTCAACGGCACGCAGGCGTCCACGGCGCTCGCGCTCAACAACCTGTTCGCGATCGAAGACCTGTATCGCACGGCGCTCGTTTCCGGCGCGCTCTGCGTGGACGCGGCGGCGGGCTCGGTGCATCCGTTCGACGCGCGCATTCACGAGCTGCGCGGCCACCGCGGCCAGATCGAGGCGGCGGCCGCGTATCGCACGCTGCTCGAAGGCTCGGCGATCAACCTCTCGCACCGCGACTGCGGCAAGGTGCAGGACCCGTATTCGCTGCGCTGCCAGCCGCAGGTGATGGGCGCGTGTCTCGACCAGATGCGTCACGCGGCGCAGGTGCTGCTGATCGAAGCGAACGCGGTTTCCGACAATCCGCTGATTTTCCCGGAAACGCTCGAAGTGCTCTCGGGCGGCAACTTTCACGCCGAACCCGTGGCGTTCGCCGCCGACAATCTCGCGCTCGCCGCCGCCGAAATCGGCGCGCTGGCCGAACGCCGCATTGCCTTGCTGATCGACGCCACGCTCTCGGGCCTGCCGCCTTTCCTCGTGAAGGACGGCGGCGTGAACTCGGGCTTCATGATCGCGCACGTGACGGCGGCCGCGCTCGCCTCGGAGAACAAGACGCTCGCGCATCCGGCTTCGGTCGACTCGCTGCCCACTTCGGCGAACCAGGAAGACCATGTGTCGATGGCGACGTTCGCCGCGCGCAAGCTCGCCGACATCGCCGACAACACGGCCAATATCCTCTCGATCGAACTGCTCGCGGCGGCGCAAGGCGTCGATCTGCGCGCGCCGCATCACACCAGCCCCGCGCTCGCGGGCGTGATGGCAACGGTGCGCGCGAAAGTGCCGCATTACGATCTCGACCGCTACTTCGCGCCGGACATCGCCGCCGTCACGCGTCTCGTGCAGGAAGGCGCGATCGCGGCGCACAGCCCGTTCGCATTCGAGTCGGAAGCGCACGTCGAAGCGAACGAAGCCGCGCACGTCGCGCGTTGA
- a CDS encoding NAD-dependent epimerase/dehydratase family protein, with amino-acid sequence MKVFVTGAGGFIGGTIAAHLVRAGHEVRGLVRRAEQFADLEALGIAPVQGDLDDRDVLMREARAADAVINAASSDHMGAVQALLDALEGSGKAFLHTSGSSIVGDASGGLPTDRIYYEDALPEPTPDKAPRVAIDNLVLAGAERGVRSAVLCNTLIYGVGAVPGAASVQLPRLIRQAQKSGIMRHVGPGLNIWSNVHVDDVAELYRLALEKTPAGTFYFVETGEANFRTMSEALANVMGLGAPQDWPLDQAIEEWGYEMASYGLGSNSRVRGERARKLLGWQPRRTSVTDWIRNEMPVPQR; translated from the coding sequence ATGAAAGTTTTCGTGACAGGCGCAGGCGGTTTTATCGGCGGGACGATCGCGGCGCATCTCGTGCGCGCGGGCCATGAGGTGCGCGGCCTCGTGCGGCGCGCGGAACAGTTCGCCGACCTCGAAGCGCTCGGCATCGCGCCCGTGCAAGGCGACCTCGACGACCGCGACGTGCTGATGCGCGAGGCGCGCGCCGCCGACGCCGTCATCAACGCGGCCAGCAGCGATCACATGGGCGCCGTGCAAGCGCTGCTCGACGCGCTCGAAGGTTCGGGCAAGGCCTTCCTGCACACGAGCGGATCGAGCATCGTCGGCGACGCCTCGGGCGGACTGCCCACCGATCGCATCTACTATGAAGACGCGCTGCCCGAACCCACGCCCGATAAAGCGCCGCGCGTGGCCATCGACAATCTCGTGCTCGCGGGCGCCGAACGCGGCGTGCGCAGCGCCGTACTCTGCAACACGCTGATCTACGGCGTGGGCGCGGTGCCGGGCGCGGCGAGCGTGCAGTTGCCGCGGCTGATTCGCCAGGCGCAGAAGAGCGGCATCATGCGGCACGTGGGGCCTGGCCTGAACATCTGGTCGAACGTGCATGTGGACGACGTGGCCGAGCTGTATCGCCTCGCGCTCGAGAAGACGCCGGCCGGCACGTTCTATTTCGTCGAAACGGGCGAAGCGAATTTCCGCACCATGAGCGAAGCGCTCGCCAACGTGATGGGTCTGGGCGCGCCGCAAGACTGGCCGCTTGATCAGGCGATCGAGGAATGGGGTTACGAGATGGCGTCGTACGGGCTCGGCTCGAACAGCCGTGTGCGCGGCGAACGCGCGCGCAAGCTGCTCGGCTGGCAACCGCGGCGCACGTCGGTCACCGACTGGATTCGCAACGAGATGCCGGTGCCGCAGCGGTGA
- a CDS encoding NCS2 family permease — protein sequence MIEPHAQPLAGSAPEVEPIDRPVGAATGFIDRYFDIAARGSSLRQEGIAGVTTFLAMVYSVFVVPGMLGKAGFDTSAVFVAVCLTTAFGSLLMGLWARLPIAIGCAISLTAFTAFGLVLGKGLKPEVALGAVFLMGLVFTAISVTGVRSWILRNLPHGIAHGTGIGIGLFLLLIAANDVGLVVKNPGPGLPVSLGHITALPVMLSVAGLAAIFGLVRRRVPGSILIVIVAISALGLAIDPGVAFHGVFAWPSLSAPGHASLIGAMDIKGALSLAVLPSVLALVMTAVFDATGTIRAVAGQAGQLDANGRIVNGGRALTADSLSSIFSGFFGGAPAAAYIESTVGVAAGAKTGLAAAVVGVLFLAVMFFAPLAGLVPSYATAPALMYVGLMMLSSVSRLDMADTIDAMSGLVCAVFIVLTANIVTGIMLGFCTLVIGRVVSGEVRKLNVGTVVIAVVLAAFYLGGWAI from the coding sequence ATGATCGAACCCCACGCGCAGCCGTTAGCCGGTTCCGCTCCCGAGGTCGAGCCGATCGACCGGCCGGTTGGAGCGGCCACGGGTTTCATCGACCGTTATTTCGACATTGCCGCGCGCGGCAGCTCGCTGCGCCAGGAGGGCATCGCGGGCGTCACGACCTTCCTCGCGATGGTCTATTCCGTGTTCGTCGTGCCGGGCATGCTCGGCAAGGCGGGCTTCGACACCAGCGCCGTGTTCGTGGCCGTGTGCCTGACCACGGCGTTCGGCTCGCTGCTGATGGGGCTGTGGGCGCGCCTGCCCATCGCCATCGGCTGCGCGATCTCGCTCACGGCGTTCACCGCGTTCGGCCTCGTGCTCGGCAAGGGCCTCAAGCCCGAAGTCGCGCTCGGCGCCGTGTTCCTCATGGGCCTCGTGTTCACGGCGATCTCCGTGACCGGCGTGCGCTCGTGGATCCTGCGCAATCTGCCGCACGGCATCGCGCATGGCACCGGGATCGGCATCGGCCTGTTTCTCTTGCTGATCGCGGCCAACGACGTGGGCCTCGTCGTCAAGAATCCGGGGCCGGGACTGCCGGTTTCGCTCGGCCATATCACCGCGCTGCCCGTGATGCTTTCGGTCGCGGGGCTTGCCGCGATCTTCGGGCTCGTGCGCCGGCGCGTGCCGGGTTCGATCCTGATCGTGATCGTCGCGATCTCGGCGCTCGGGCTCGCGATCGATCCGGGCGTGGCGTTTCACGGCGTGTTCGCGTGGCCATCGCTCTCGGCGCCGGGCCATGCCTCGCTGATCGGCGCGATGGACATCAAGGGCGCGCTCTCGCTCGCCGTGCTGCCGAGCGTGCTCGCCCTCGTGATGACGGCTGTGTTCGACGCCACCGGCACGATTCGGGCCGTGGCGGGGCAGGCGGGCCAGCTCGACGCGAATGGCCGCATCGTGAACGGCGGCCGCGCGCTCACGGCCGACTCGCTCTCGTCGATCTTCTCGGGCTTCTTCGGCGGCGCGCCGGCGGCCGCGTACATCGAATCGACGGTGGGCGTGGCGGCGGGCGCGAAGACAGGCTTGGCGGCGGCCGTGGTGGGCGTGCTGTTTCTCGCGGTGATGTTCTTCGCGCCGCTCGCGGGCCTCGTGCCGTCTTACGCAACGGCGCCCGCGCTCATGTACGTCGGGCTGATGATGCTGTCGAGCGTGAGCCGCCTCGATATGGCCGACACCATCGACGCCATGTCGGGTCTCGTGTGCGCCGTGTTCATCGTGCTCACCGCGAACATCGTCACCGGCATCATGCTCGGCTTCTGCACGCTCGTGATCGGCCGCGTGGTGAGCGGCGAGGTGCGCAAGCTCAATGTGGGCACGGTCGTGATCGCCGTGGTGCTGGCCGCGTTCTATCTGGGCGGCTGGGCGATTTGA
- a CDS encoding MFS transporter, translating to MMQQPNPSLRSVRALDWLNFFVANVQTGFGPFIASYLASHKWTQGEIGLALSVGTISAMVSQVPGGAAVDALHNKKAAAAWAIIAIIASAMLLAVSPTVVPVMAAEVFHGFASCMLVPAMAALALALVGRQNLGDRLGRNARWASIGSAVAAGLMGLCGEYVSPRAVFWLTAALALPALVALAMIEYDRKAAQASHAPKPGTGGANGAASDSRETLFDLLRDKRMLCFAACVILFHLSNAAMLNLAAGEVTAGMGDNVQLVIAACIIVPQAIVALMSPWVGRTAQAWGRRPVLILGFSALPVRALLFAAVGNPYFLVPVQMLDGLSAAVFGVMLPLIAADVAGGKGRYNLCIGLFGLSAGIGATLSTALAGFVADHFGNTVSFLGLASAGAAAVVLVWLAMPETRDALEEESANDAKV from the coding sequence ATGATGCAACAACCCAATCCCAGCCTGCGCAGCGTTCGCGCGCTCGACTGGCTCAACTTCTTCGTCGCGAACGTGCAGACGGGCTTCGGGCCGTTCATCGCTTCGTATCTGGCGTCGCACAAATGGACCCAGGGCGAGATCGGCCTGGCGCTTTCGGTCGGCACGATCAGCGCGATGGTGAGCCAGGTGCCCGGCGGCGCGGCCGTCGACGCGCTGCATAACAAGAAGGCCGCCGCCGCGTGGGCGATCATCGCGATCATCGCCTCGGCCATGCTGCTCGCGGTGAGCCCGACCGTCGTCCCGGTGATGGCGGCCGAAGTGTTCCACGGCTTCGCGAGCTGCATGCTCGTCCCGGCGATGGCGGCGCTCGCGCTCGCGCTGGTCGGCCGCCAGAATCTCGGCGACCGGCTCGGCCGCAACGCGCGCTGGGCCTCGATCGGCAGTGCCGTGGCGGCGGGCCTGATGGGCCTGTGCGGCGAATACGTCTCGCCGCGCGCCGTGTTCTGGCTGACGGCGGCGCTCGCGCTGCCCGCGCTGGTCGCGCTCGCGATGATCGAATACGACCGCAAGGCGGCCCAGGCCTCGCACGCGCCCAAGCCCGGCACCGGCGGCGCAAATGGCGCGGCCAGCGATTCGCGCGAGACGCTGTTCGACCTGCTGCGCGACAAGCGCATGCTGTGCTTCGCCGCGTGCGTGATCCTGTTCCACCTCTCGAACGCGGCCATGCTCAACCTCGCCGCGGGCGAAGTGACGGCGGGCATGGGCGACAACGTGCAACTCGTGATCGCGGCGTGCATCATCGTGCCGCAGGCCATCGTCGCGCTGATGTCGCCGTGGGTCGGCCGCACCGCGCAGGCGTGGGGCCGCCGCCCCGTGCTGATCCTCGGCTTTTCGGCGCTGCCGGTGCGCGCGCTGCTGTTCGCGGCGGTCGGCAACCCGTACTTCCTCGTGCCGGTGCAGATGCTCGACGGGCTCTCCGCCGCCGTGTTCGGCGTGATGCTGCCGCTGATCGCCGCCGACGTGGCCGGTGGCAAGGGCCGCTACAACCTGTGTATCGGGCTCTTCGGGCTCTCGGCGGGGATCGGCGCGACACTCTCGACAGCGCTGGCCGGCTTCGTTGCGGATCACTTCGGCAACACGGTGAGCTTCCTCGGCCTCGCGAGCGCGGGTGCCGCGGCCGTGGTGCTCGTGTGGCTCGCGATGCCCGAGACGCGCGACGCGCTCGAAGAAGAAAGCGCCAACGACGCGAAGGTTTGA
- a CDS encoding LysR substrate-binding domain-containing protein, translating into MKTSTDELLVFATVIDAGSITAAAEKLQQTVSGVSRALSRLEKQLGVALILRTTRRLQLTEEGELFLERARAILAALEDAEEAVTRHRERPSGRLRVDAATPFMLHCVVPHVAAFASAYPEIQLELTNNERIVDLLEQRVDIAIRIGALQDSTLHARALGTSRLRIVASPAYLAAHGTPRTLAALREHRLLGFTAPAHLNRWPLRADGAHGPQAASPGATEPPGFTIQPALSASSGETIRQLALAASGIACLSDFLTVGDREAGRLVTVLDSALIEERQPVHAVYYRNAALAARVQCFLAFITGRLQLDP; encoded by the coding sequence ATGAAAACCTCGACCGACGAACTGCTCGTCTTTGCCACCGTGATCGATGCGGGCTCGATCACAGCCGCCGCCGAGAAACTCCAGCAGACCGTCTCGGGCGTGAGCCGCGCGCTCTCGCGCCTCGAAAAGCAGCTGGGCGTCGCGCTCATTCTGCGCACCACGCGCCGCCTGCAACTCACGGAAGAGGGCGAGTTATTTCTCGAACGCGCCCGCGCGATCCTCGCCGCGCTGGAAGACGCCGAAGAGGCCGTCACGCGCCATCGCGAGCGGCCTTCGGGGCGGCTGCGCGTGGACGCGGCCACGCCGTTCATGCTCCATTGCGTCGTGCCGCATGTGGCCGCGTTCGCGAGCGCGTATCCCGAGATCCAGCTCGAACTGACGAACAACGAGCGCATCGTCGATCTGCTGGAGCAGCGCGTGGATATCGCGATTCGCATCGGCGCATTGCAGGATTCCACGCTGCATGCGCGCGCGCTCGGTACGAGCCGGCTGCGCATCGTCGCGAGTCCCGCGTATCTGGCGGCGCACGGCACGCCGCGCACGCTCGCGGCGCTGCGCGAGCATCGTCTGCTCGGCTTCACGGCGCCCGCGCATCTGAACCGCTGGCCGCTGCGCGCCGATGGCGCCCACGGCCCGCAAGCCGCGTCGCCGGGCGCGACCGAGCCGCCGGGCTTCACGATCCAGCCCGCGCTTTCGGCGTCGAGCGGCGAAACGATCCGCCAGCTCGCGCTGGCCGCGAGCGGCATAGCCTGTCTATCCGACTTCCTCACGGTGGGCGACCGCGAGGCGGGGCGGCTCGTCACCGTGCTCGATTCCGCGCTGATCGAAGAGCGCCAGCCGGTGCACGCCGTGTATTACCGCAACGCGGCGCTGGCGGCGCGCGTGCAGTGTTTTCTCGCTTTCATCACGGGGCGTCTCCAGCTCGATCCCTGA
- a CDS encoding LysR family transcriptional regulator ArgP, producing the protein MFDYALLDALGAVVRHGSFDRAAGALNVTPSAVSQRVKLLEERVGAVLVKRGQPCVATAAGALLCRHTERVQLLEAELGGAMPSFPDAIGAARPTLRVAVNDDSVGTWFIDAVADFCVERGILLDLVIDDQDHTAQRMRDGSVQGALTTQAEPVQGCRSTRLGRMRYLAVCSPAFFERYFAQGVSRDSLRLAPCVEFNPKDQLQKRFIRRITRAQVDAPLHWIPHVAGFLRCCVSGLGWGMCPERMIAPHLARGELVELTPGRVLDVDLYWQSWRLSIGWLDDFGTMLKRRAGEFLDQGRGA; encoded by the coding sequence ATGTTCGACTACGCGTTGCTTGACGCGCTCGGCGCGGTCGTGCGTCACGGTTCGTTCGACCGCGCCGCCGGAGCGCTCAACGTCACGCCCTCCGCGGTCTCGCAGCGCGTGAAGTTGCTGGAGGAGCGCGTGGGCGCCGTGCTCGTCAAACGCGGCCAGCCCTGCGTGGCGACGGCCGCCGGCGCGCTGCTGTGCCGTCACACCGAGCGCGTGCAATTGCTCGAAGCGGAACTGGGCGGCGCGATGCCGAGCTTTCCCGACGCTATCGGCGCGGCGCGTCCCACGCTGCGCGTGGCTGTCAACGACGACAGTGTGGGCACGTGGTTCATCGACGCCGTGGCCGACTTCTGCGTCGAGCGCGGCATCCTGCTCGACCTCGTGATCGACGATCAGGACCACACCGCGCAACGCATGCGCGATGGCAGCGTGCAAGGCGCGCTCACGACCCAGGCCGAGCCGGTGCAAGGTTGCCGCTCCACGCGGCTCGGGCGCATGCGCTACCTCGCGGTGTGCTCGCCCGCGTTTTTCGAGCGCTATTTCGCACAAGGCGTCTCCCGCGACTCACTGCGGCTTGCGCCTTGCGTCGAGTTCAATCCCAAGGATCAGCTGCAAAAGCGCTTCATTCGCCGCATCACGCGCGCGCAGGTGGACGCGCCACTGCACTGGATTCCGCACGTCGCGGGTTTCCTGCGCTGCTGCGTGAGCGGGCTCGGCTGGGGCATGTGTCCCGAGCGCATGATCGCGCCGCATCTCGCGCGCGGCGAACTCGTCGAACTCACGCCGGGCCGCGTGCTCGACGTCGATCTCTATTGGCAGAGCTGGCGGCTCTCGATTGGCTGGCTCGACGATTTCGGCACGATGCTCAAGCGTCGCGCGGGCGAATTCCTCGATCAGGGGCGCGGCGCCTGA
- a CDS encoding SRPBCC family protein: MRRRLRASAAQVWAAWTQPEQLMRWMQPLGNTCVHAEADVRVGGRFRVVMHAPDGEVHDVSGRYLEVVPEQKLAFTWAWHTTPQRESRVTVRLHAEGEATLLTLTHERFFDEAARNSHHQGWTSALDLLAARFG; the protein is encoded by the coding sequence ATCCGCCGACGCCTGCGGGCGAGCGCCGCGCAAGTCTGGGCCGCGTGGACGCAGCCCGAGCAGCTGATGCGCTGGATGCAGCCGCTCGGCAACACCTGCGTTCACGCCGAAGCCGACGTGCGCGTGGGCGGCCGCTTTCGCGTGGTCATGCACGCGCCCGACGGCGAAGTGCACGACGTGAGCGGCAGGTATCTCGAAGTCGTACCTGAGCAAAAGCTCGCATTCACCTGGGCGTGGCACACCACGCCCCAGCGCGAATCGCGCGTGACAGTGAGGCTGCATGCCGAAGGCGAGGCCACGCTCCTGACGCTCACGCACGAACGCTTCTTCGACGAAGCCGCGCGCAATTCGCATCATCAGGGCTGGACGAGCGCGCTCGATCTGCTGGCGGCGCGCTTCGGCTGA
- a CDS encoding DUF3331 domain-containing protein produces MTKLDTGSVWQQTIDLLSAASEPLGLDGDFEVSGRTCKPVPITRGASEAANRRRATVRSWDAQGITLIRRHDPDSITVCWSDATYGRYSDQLWRVCTARRSAVCALTGEKIRRGDAVFRPSPNRRHRPANADAMILASKLDNLPNAVVAARLDEALAA; encoded by the coding sequence ATGACGAAATTAGATACCGGCAGCGTTTGGCAACAAACCATTGACCTGCTGTCCGCCGCGTCGGAGCCCTTGGGCCTGGACGGCGACTTCGAAGTCAGTGGCAGAACCTGCAAACCGGTACCCATCACGCGCGGCGCATCGGAAGCGGCCAATCGGAGGCGCGCCACCGTACGCTCGTGGGATGCGCAAGGCATTACCTTGATCCGGCGTCATGATCCGGACAGCATCACCGTTTGTTGGAGCGACGCCACCTACGGCCGGTATTCCGACCAGTTATGGCGCGTCTGTACCGCGCGTCGCAGCGCCGTGTGTGCGCTCACCGGCGAAAAGATTCGTCGTGGCGACGCCGTGTTTCGCCCGAGCCCGAATCGCCGTCATCGTCCGGCCAATGCCGACGCGATGATCCTCGCGAGTAAGCTTGACAACCTGCCGAACGCCGTCGTGGCTGCGCGTCTCGACGAGGCGCTGGCTGCCTGA
- a CDS encoding PRC-barrel domain-containing protein: MRGAFSRPSRAVRSARLVSPRPYALVLLSLLALSGCSLFRSPPPPAEIVEAVPDFVASEPEAASAPEAASEPEPASGVKPVPRKPRPAPVRRPRPAPPPPVPASAPPARPPAPLVQTRTLERGTFRTLLDGEVQKTDGKVVGRAVDMIAGPGGKPAEVIVNLQGFMGVGDRKANFPWSGVHVNVQPKTPAITLALPPNLQAPPQAAPTEASATRLPMLDATVERSNGAKIGRVVDVLLDGSADPLAVVLDVSGTLEKRHTIAADWAALHFVTKNNTLAAQLDMSDQQVDASPAYVADQPVRAVTPSAATATAAAPAASAAPATSAAAPARGAK, encoded by the coding sequence ATGAGAGGCGCTTTTTCCCGCCCTTCGCGTGCCGTTCGTTCCGCCCGTCTGGTTTCGCCCCGCCCGTATGCGCTGGTCCTGCTCTCGCTGCTCGCGCTTTCGGGTTGCAGCCTGTTCCGTTCGCCGCCGCCGCCCGCCGAAATCGTCGAGGCCGTGCCGGACTTCGTGGCCAGCGAACCCGAAGCGGCTTCGGCGCCGGAAGCCGCGAGCGAACCCGAACCCGCGAGCGGCGTGAAGCCCGTGCCGCGCAAGCCGCGCCCTGCGCCGGTGCGTCGCCCGCGTCCGGCGCCGCCGCCGCCCGTGCCCGCCAGCGCGCCGCCGGCGCGTCCGCCCGCGCCGCTCGTGCAAACCCGCACGCTCGAGCGCGGCACCTTCCGCACGCTGCTCGACGGCGAAGTGCAGAAAACCGACGGCAAGGTCGTCGGGCGCGCCGTCGACATGATCGCCGGGCCCGGCGGAAAACCCGCCGAAGTCATCGTCAATCTGCAAGGCTTCATGGGCGTGGGCGACCGCAAGGCGAACTTCCCGTGGAGCGGCGTGCATGTGAACGTGCAGCCGAAAACCCCGGCCATCACGCTCGCCTTGCCGCCCAATCTCCAGGCGCCGCCGCAGGCCGCCCCGACCGAGGCGAGCGCCACGCGCCTGCCGATGCTCGACGCGACCGTGGAACGCTCCAACGGCGCGAAGATCGGCCGTGTGGTCGACGTGTTGCTCGACGGCAGCGCCGACCCGCTGGCCGTGGTGCTCGACGTGAGCGGCACGCTCGAAAAACGTCATACGATTGCCGCCGACTGGGCCGCGCTCCACTTCGTCACGAAGAACAACACGCTCGCGGCGCAGCTCGACATGTCGGACCAGCAGGTGGACGCCTCGCCCGCCTACGTCGCCGATCAGCCCGTGCGCGCGGTCACGCCGAGCGCCGCCACGGCCACGGCCGCCGCGCCCGCAGCGTCGGCCGCCCCCGCCACCTCCGCCGCCGCGCCCGCCCGCGGTGCCAAATGA
- a CDS encoding ArsR/SmtB family transcription factor: protein MLNRMVKHDEAASAENTAERAVNGTAASAIERSNETAGEILTRTFAALADPTRRAMLARLARHDELSVSTLAEPFDISLPAVMKHLDVLAQAGLVTRAKSGRTVACRLAAGPLEDAMQWLAHYQRFWGEQLDRLAAFVEGDACLTKPTPTLKSGAKAAANTPRITSPIKRPVSRSADACGRAPRKSGPRGRSPSS from the coding sequence ATGCTTAACCGCATGGTTAAGCATGACGAAGCCGCATCGGCCGAAAACACGGCCGAACGCGCGGTTAATGGCACGGCCGCCAGCGCGATCGAACGGAGCAACGAAACGGCGGGCGAGATCCTGACCCGCACCTTCGCCGCGCTCGCCGACCCCACGCGGCGCGCGATGCTCGCGCGCCTCGCCCGGCACGACGAACTCTCGGTGAGCACACTCGCCGAACCCTTCGATATCTCGCTCCCGGCGGTAATGAAGCATCTGGACGTGCTGGCCCAGGCGGGCCTCGTCACGCGCGCGAAATCCGGCCGCACGGTCGCGTGCCGGCTCGCCGCGGGGCCGCTGGAGGACGCGATGCAGTGGCTCGCGCACTATCAGCGCTTTTGGGGCGAACAACTCGATCGTCTCGCAGCCTTCGTGGAGGGCGACGCATGTCTGACCAAACCGACCCCGACTCTGAAATCCGGCGCGAAGGCCGCCGCGAACACACCGCGGATCACGTCGCCGATCAAGCGCCCAGTCTCACGATCCGCCGACGCCTGCGGGCGAGCGCCGCGCAAGTCTGGGCCGCGTGGACGCAGCCCGAGCAGCTGA
- a CDS encoding DUF899 domain-containing protein — protein MESQQNAPRIAHPIVSEAEWLAAREALLAEERAFTQARDALVAKRRALPWVHVDKTYQFDTPQGPRTLVQLFGPRSQLLTYHFMLGPDWEEGCVGCSFLSDHVDGMLAHLEHHDVTYVAVSRAPLAKIEAFKARMGWRFPWVSSHGSDFNFDYRVSFTEEDKARGKAVYNYAEQDYASDELPGISAFYLDPGDASGTVYHTYSAYARGVETAIGTYAMLEFTAKGRNEQVDMREWVRHHDRYEAGAAPSCCAHERHEA, from the coding sequence ATGGAATCGCAACAGAACGCGCCTCGAATCGCCCACCCCATTGTTTCGGAGGCCGAATGGTTGGCCGCGCGCGAGGCGTTGCTCGCCGAAGAGCGCGCCTTCACGCAGGCACGCGACGCGCTCGTCGCGAAGCGCCGCGCGCTGCCGTGGGTGCACGTCGACAAGACCTATCAATTCGATACGCCGCAAGGCCCGCGCACGCTCGTGCAACTGTTCGGGCCGCGCAGCCAGTTGCTGACCTATCACTTCATGCTCGGGCCGGACTGGGAAGAGGGCTGCGTGGGCTGCTCGTTTCTTTCCGATCATGTGGACGGCATGCTCGCGCATCTCGAGCATCACGACGTGACTTACGTGGCGGTGTCGCGCGCGCCGCTCGCGAAGATCGAGGCGTTCAAGGCGCGCATGGGCTGGCGCTTTCCGTGGGTCTCGTCGCATGGCAGCGACTTCAACTTCGACTATCGCGTGTCGTTCACCGAGGAGGACAAGGCGCGCGGCAAAGCCGTCTACAACTACGCGGAGCAAGATTACGCGAGCGACGAATTGCCCGGCATCAGCGCGTTTTATCTCGATCCGGGCGACGCGTCGGGCACGGTCTATCACACGTATTCGGCGTACGCGCGCGGTGTGGAAACGGCGATCGGCACCTACGCGATGCTCGAATTCACGGCGAAGGGCCGCAACGAGCAGGTGGACATGCGCGAGTGGGTGCGCCATCACGATCGCTACGAAGCAGGCGCGGCGCCCTCGTGCTGCGCGCACGAACGCCACGAGGCATAG